The Psychrobacter arenosus region TAGCCTTTTATTATCACTTACAAAACAGCTCAGGAGACTATATCCTGCTGATGTATACCGTATTGGGCTTTAGCACCGGGGTTATTAGCTTATGTCCTGTCATTATGGTGCAGCTGTTCCCAACTCGTACGCGGCTCACTGCCGTGGCACTATCCTACAACTGTACTTATGCCGTGGTGGGGGGCGCCCTGCCTATAGGTTTGATGTATGCGACGGATTACATTAGCTTTTCCCCGGCACTCTATCTGACTTTCATCGGTATTGTTGGAGTGATTATCGGGATGTATGTCATGCGGGCGCCGCCATTAACGAGCTTAAGCAGTCAGGTATAAATTTCTATAATTAGTTCGATATCATTAGTTCGATATCATTAGTTCGATATCATTAGTTCGATATCATTAGTTCGATATCATTAGTTCGATATCATTAGTTAGATATCATTAGTTAGATATCATTAGTTCGAGAATAAGGTCTCAGCTTAGAGGCTGAAGACGAGACCAACTACTATGCCAAATATTATGCAAGATAAACGCTTATCGATTGCCCCCATGATCGATTGGACCACGTCCGACTATAGATTTTTTGCGCGGTTGTTTAACCCGCATACTTATCTCTATACGGAAATGATCAGTACCGGCGCCCTTATTCATGGCAAGACCGACCGTCATTTGCGCTTTGACGCCAGTGAGCACCCGTTAGTACTGCAATTGGGCGGTGCTGATATCGCTGAGATGACTCATTGTACGGAGTTGGCGCAAACTCGTGGCTTTGCGGAAGTGAATATCAACGTCGGCTGCCCCTCTGACCGGGTACAGCATAATAAAATTGGCGCTTGCCTCATGGCAGAGCCGGAAACGGTAGCAACTTTGGTCAAGCACATGCAGGCGGCAGTATCCATCCCTGTGACCGTCAAACACCGCATCGGTATCGACCATTTTGACAGCTATGAGTTTATGCATAACTTTGTGGAGACGGTAGCGGCGGCTGGGTGTGAGCGCTTTATCGTGCATGCGCGTACGGCATGGCTACAAGGCTTAAGTCCGAAGCAGAACCGTGAGATTCCACCCCTACGCTATGAAGATGTGTACCGACTCAAGCAAGACTTCCCAAGCTTAGCCATTGAGATTAATGGCGGCATTACCACTGTCGCAGAGATTGAAACCCATTTGCAGCATGTTGATGGGGTGATGATTGGCCGCGCTGCTTACCAAAACCCTTATATTATGGCTGAGGCTATGAGCTTATGGGGGGAGGCTGCCCCGAGCCGTGAAGCTATCCTAGAGCGCTTAATGCCTTATTTACAAGAGCAAGTCGCTAAGGGTGAGCCCCTGCCTACTATAGCGCGGCATTTCTTAGGGCTATTCCAAGGGTTGCCTGGCGCCCGCAAATGGCGACAAGCCCTCAGCGGTAAGCAGTCTTTGACCATAGCGGAGATAGAAGATGCAGCGACGCAGACCCTCGCGTTTATTGCCCAACAGGATGCTTATCAAGACAGTTTAGAGGCGCAGAGCTAGTCTGTTAAGCTTTATAG contains the following coding sequences:
- the dusA gene encoding tRNA dihydrouridine(20/20a) synthase DusA → MPNIMQDKRLSIAPMIDWTTSDYRFFARLFNPHTYLYTEMISTGALIHGKTDRHLRFDASEHPLVLQLGGADIAEMTHCTELAQTRGFAEVNINVGCPSDRVQHNKIGACLMAEPETVATLVKHMQAAVSIPVTVKHRIGIDHFDSYEFMHNFVETVAAAGCERFIVHARTAWLQGLSPKQNREIPPLRYEDVYRLKQDFPSLAIEINGGITTVAEIETHLQHVDGVMIGRAAYQNPYIMAEAMSLWGEAAPSREAILERLMPYLQEQVAKGEPLPTIARHFLGLFQGLPGARKWRQALSGKQSLTIAEIEDAATQTLAFIAQQDAYQDSLEAQS